One Passer domesticus isolate bPasDom1 chromosome 29, bPasDom1.hap1, whole genome shotgun sequence DNA window includes the following coding sequences:
- the LOC135287330 gene encoding mucin-3A-like: MTTKIEGKFDDNLKNTSSDAFRDFNKTFQEQMQKLYKDIEGYKGVVIKNLSSGSIQVDYDVKLEIPATSEANKTVKTISENLVAAIQNYNCSENCTGSDCVCFVSNFTSVVDLNMTQVEENLCDRQTQIKEEFRRYYMPFLTSTGVICITRCDSRHTDSLPCVYGRCSVSQAGPQCECSDKVAFWYWDKACSSRISKVGVGVGVPVAILVLVTTTFTILLLRSRRQKEQYRKKLRSRSELYSSDDGNWDGSRGFAMGNPAATWEDMETSNISYINLERVDTSRTMHIQRPTMVP, encoded by the exons ATGACAACCAAAATCGAGGGGAAATTTGACGATAATCTCAAGAATACATCGTCAGATGCTTTCCGGGACTTTAACAAAACATTCCAGGAGCAG ATGCAGAAGCTTTATAAGGATATCGAGGGGTACAAAGGTGTGGTGATCAAAAACCTGAG CTCGGGCAGCATCCAAGTGGACTATGACGTCAAACTGGAGATCCCTGCCACCTCCGAGGCCAACAAGACTGTGAAGACCATCTCCGAGAACCTCGTGGCTGCCATCCAAAACTACAACTGTAGCGAGAACTGCACAGGGAGCGACT GTGTCTGCTTCGTCAGCAACTTCACCTCTGTCGTCGACCTTAACATGACACAGGTGGAAGAAA ATCTGTGCGACAGACAGACCCAGATCAAGGAGGAGTTCAGAAGATACTACATGCCTTTCCTGACCAGCACTGGCGTCATCTGCATCACCCGCTGCGACAGCCGCCACACCGACTCCCTGCCCTGCGTCTACGGCCGCTGCTCCGTGAGCCAGGCAGGGCCGCAGTGCGA GTGCTCGGACAAGGTGGCCTTCTGGTACTGGGACAAAGCCTGCAGCTCCCGCATCAGCAAGGTTGGGGTGGGCGTGGGCGTTCCAGTGGCCATCCTGGTCCTGGTCACCACCACCTTCACCATCCTCCTGCTGAGATCTCGGAGGCAGAAGGAGCAGTACAG GAAGAAGCTGAGGTCCCGCTCGGAGCTGTACAGCAGCGATGACGGCAACTGGGACGGATCCCGAGGCTTTGCCATGGGCAACCCGGCGGCCACCTGGGAAG ACATGGAGACCTCCAACATCAGCTACATCAACCTGGAGAGGGTGGACACCTCAAGGACG ATGCACATCCAGAGACCCACCATGGTCCCCTGA